The stretch of DNA taaataaacaaatgggTTTTCCAAGCTACTTCCCGGTGGACATTCCAGCTAGAGTTTTAAAGTAAAAGATGATTTTGAATTATCAATTATTGGGAAGtgttatacttataaaaaaaattatataaaataatttcataaattaactTGAATTTATCATGTGATTCATCAtatcttaatttataataaaaataatttcataatttaacaAACTATGATACTTAcgttaaattatatcaatttataaaattatttttatataatttcaaaacttGAGCTTGAAATTAAGTGCAGAAAAATAAGGACCATTCAAGTGGCATAGGATTCTAATGATCTTCCCTTCCAATCACATGAGAATTACAGAGAAACTCCCCACTATCATAAGAGTCGTCCGAGGTGGGTGGGGAGTCATGGACTTGTGGGACACTACTCAAAAGACCAGACTCACTCAAGTCTAAAGGGGGGGATTGATGATGTTACAGCATCGTGATAAAGATGCAGCCGTGCAGCATCTTCTTACCCCTCCTTGAAAACGATTTACATTTGCTTGAGTTTGACAAGTACTACTTTTTGCTGCTAATGCAGCTCGGATTTTGACTTGCACCATCAGCTTCCGTACGCATGAACATGAACAGtttcaaaaagagagaaattatatattaacgaaaaaaattatatggatcaATCCTCATGTTCATCATGATCACATTCAGTACTTGTGTATTCAACTTCAAAGttgtactttctttttttttttttttttgttagcatGCAATGCATAGAGCAAGCTGCAATATATCTGGCAATTGATTGCTGGTTGCTGCATATATATCTCAGCAAGGCATACACAGAAGGCATGCAAGGAGGCCGGTGAATGAACATGTTTTTCTACTTCAAACAGATCAAGATTTAAGCTAACAACCGAGACAGAAAAATTCTCAAGGAAATTTCATAAGCCAATAAAGCTAAATTgccattttattatatttttgtaagagCCTGTACATAATTAAACTCCTACCGCCCCCACTACAAGAAGCCTAACAAAGTCAGAAAATTAAcgagaaattaaagaaagaaaccaAAGGGGACAAAGCTATAGAAGAAAAGTTTGCTGACTAAACAAACTAATCGAAACTCTCCCTGCAATTACTAAGCAATAATCAGCTAGCTCTCTGTATGAACACAGTCTCCAAGTCCGGAGGCGTAAAGAACTCCCTGACACCGGCATAGTTACACTTCAAAGAAGGCTTTCTCTTTTTGGAGCCGGCGGACACGTCAGCCTGGTTGGGATCCTATTTTCCTCTCCAGTGGGCGTCGTGGAACAGTCTTCTTGGCCGTCACTGGCTGGCCAATCCTCTGGGAAACTTGTATATATCTGCTTCAAAGGAGCTCGTAACGGGATTCCAGCAATAACCCATTTTTTTCCGTCGTTTTCCAAGCCTCCATCAGCCTGCAGTGCCTTCTCGGAGAACCCCATGCTTTATGATCGATTCAGAACAAGGGCAAATCCTCTGTCTGCTCTGGGGTACGTAACAATTAAGTAAGTTTTATGCGTTATGGGGTAGGAGATCGATCGCTGAAATGAAAGTAG from Juglans microcarpa x Juglans regia isolate MS1-56 chromosome 3S, Jm3101_v1.0, whole genome shotgun sequence encodes:
- the LOC121258612 gene encoding LOW QUALITY PROTEIN: cyclin-dependent protein kinase inhibitor SMR6-like (The sequence of the model RefSeq protein was modified relative to this genomic sequence to represent the inferred CDS: inserted 1 base in 1 codon): MGFSEKALQADGGLENDGKKWVIAGIPLRAPLKQIYTSFPEDWPASDGQEDCSTTPTGEENRIPTRLTCPPAPXKRKPSLKCNYAGVREFFTPPDLETVFIQRAS